From one Oxyura jamaicensis isolate SHBP4307 breed ruddy duck chromosome 15, BPBGC_Ojam_1.0, whole genome shotgun sequence genomic stretch:
- the RPLP0 gene encoding 60S acidic ribosomal protein P0 translates to MRQARPAAFLSRSPRGGLSSSLNPPGDPWSTAAMPREDRATWKSNYFMKIIQLLDDYPKCFVVGADNVGSKQMQQIRMSLRGKAVVLMGKNTMMRKAIRGHLENNPALEKLLPHIRGNVGFVFTKEDLTEIRDMLLANKVPAAARAGAIAPCDVTVPAQNTGLGPEKTSFFQALGITTKISRGTIEILSDVQLIKTGDKVGASEATLLNMLNISPFSFGLVIQQVFDNGSIYNPEVLDITEDTLHKRFLEGVRNVASVCLQIGYPTIASVPHSIINGYKRVLAVAVETDYTFPLAEKVKAFLADPSAFVVAAPAAAETAAPAAATAAAPAKEAAKEESEESDEDMGFGLFD, encoded by the exons ATGAGGCAGGCCCGCCCCGCGGCCTTTCTTTCCCGGAGCCCTCGTGGAG GCCTCAGCTCGTCTTTAAACCCACCGGGCGATCCTTGGAGCACCGCCGCGATGCCCAGGGAAGACAGGGCTACGTGGAAGTCCAACTACTTCATGAAAATCATC CAACTGCTGGATGATTACCCGAAATGCTTCGTTGTGGGAGCGGACAACGTGGGATCCAAGCAGATGCAGCAAATCCGGATGTCGCTGCGTGGGAAGGCCGTGGTGCTGATGGGGAAGAACACCATGATGCGTAAAGCTATCCGCGGGCACCTGGAGAACAACCCTGCCTTGGAAAA GCTGCTGCCTCACATCCGTGGGAATGTGGGCTTTGTTTTCACCAAGGAGGATCTGACTGAGATCCGGGACATGCTGCTGGCCAACAAG gtgccagcagctgcccgtGCTGGTGCGATTGCTCCTTGTGACGTGACTGTGCCAGCCCAGAACACCGGTCTCGGACCTGAGAAAACCTCCTTCTTCCAGGCCTTGGGCATCACCACGAAGATTTCCAGAGGAACCATTGAAATTCTG AGTGATGTGCAGCTCATCAAGACTGGAGACAAAGTGGGTGCCAGCGAAGCCACCCTGCTGAACATGCTGAACATCTCCCCGTTCTCCTTCGGGTTGGTGATCCAGCAGGTCTTTGACAATGGCAGCATTTACAATCCCGAAGTGCTGGACATCACCGAGGATACCTTGCACAAGCGTTTCCTGGAG GGTGTTCGTAACGTTGCCAGCGTCTGCCTGCAAATTGGGTACCCGACCATTGCCTCTGTGCCCCACTCCATCATCAACGGGTACAAGCGGGTCCTGGCAGTGGCGGTGGAGACCGACTACACCTTCCCCCTGGCCGAAAAG GTGAAGGCCTTCCTGGCAGACCCCTCGGCTTTCGTGGTGGCCGCCCCGGCGGCAGCCGAAACGGCCGCACCCGCCGCAGCCACCGCCGCCGCGCCGGCCAAGGAGGCGGCCAAGGAAGAGTCGGAAGAGTCGGACGAGGACATGGGCTTCGGCCTCTTCGACTAG